In the Gorilla gorilla gorilla isolate KB3781 chromosome 1, NHGRI_mGorGor1-v2.1_pri, whole genome shotgun sequence genome, ggacgacagagcgagactccgtctcaaaaaaaaaaaaaaaaattccagtccaGCTGCTTGACCCAGACCTGCCTGTGAAACTGCTATCTGGCCCCAGTATGAGTGAGGGCGCTAATACTAAAATACTAATAGCTACCATTTTCTGAGTATTTATTATCTGCCAGGTGCTTTACAAGTATCATCACATTTAAGCCTGACAACAACCTTAGGAGGGAGGAAGTGgtagtatctcatttaattagaTGGGAAAACAGGCTTAgggatttgcccaagatcacccagCCAGTAAGTGcaggagccaggattcaaaccttaCAGCTTGAGCTGCTCCATACACCATAGCCAGTTACGCAGTCATTCTGAGCTCCAGGAGGTTCACTGGGAGGTGCCTTGTGAGGGGAGATTGTTGGAAGTGCAGGGTTGTGAGCCATCTGTAGAGGAGCAGTCTCCCCCAAACCCCGCCCCACTGCCGGTCAGGAAGGAATACAAGGCTGGCTCCCTTCAGTCCCCTCAGTCCCCAGCCTTGCCAAGGAAAAGGGCAGGGAGAGGGGTATGGGCAGAGACAGGTGGGCCTTGTTGGTGCCCTTTACTCTGTCCTCACCAGAGCCCAGCTGGATAGACTAGGGCATTGGGGGATTCTGGGAAGGAAATAGAAGCCATGCCCATACCCTATTTGGGTTGCCCTGGTTTCGGAGTGCTGACTGTCTCTCAGGGGGTGGACCCAAGTCTAGCCTGGGCCTGAGAAGGTGGCAGCCGCAGTGGGCCAagccaagaaggaaggaagaggcccAGGCACCCCCTGTGGACGCATTCCACCTGTGTGGCCCCCTGCTGCCCCATGGCTGACAGCCCAGGCAATCCTCAGATGTTGGGCCAGAGGAAACCTGGGCCTGAGTGGCAGGAAGGGGGCTGAGAAAGAGGAGTATCTTCTCTACCCTACACCATAGCCcccagcccaggagttccagctcTAAAGACCCTGGCCCCTGGTGGCCTCATGCCCTGGCCTGGAGCGCAAGCTGGCTGTTCTCCCATTGCGCAGAGGCTTGATGTATGGAGAGTCAGGCCTCCAAGCTGGGGGCATCTGCTGGTGCCTGGAGTCTGAACTTCAAGCCAGAGCAGCGCTTGTTGTCAAGAATTTCGCACTGGGGGTGGATGAGAAAAGGAGGACTTTTCCTTCAGCTTGAGCCAGGGCGGGCCCTGGCGACTGCCAGCACTGGGGCCTTGTGGGAGAGTGGGTTGGTGGATTCCTTTGTGTGTCCCTGTAACTTCCCCGGACTCATCCACAGCTGTGAGAACATCTCCTTCCTATGGGTCCTGGTGGTTCCTCTCCACTACCCCAGGATCCCAGCCCTTAGAGAGCAGGCTTCATGATGGAGGAGAGCAGGGGTGGGAGCTCTGACTTTGGGGCTAGAGACTGGAATCCGGGGCCGCAGAAAGGTCTGGGAACCCCACTTCCCTACCGCTCCACTCCCTAGGCTCCTGTTCCAGAGGCAGCTGTGTGGATGACCTCATCCCACAAACATGCTTTGTTCCTGAGAAAATGGAAAGTGTCTGAGGTTTGGTCGGGGGGCTGGGTGTCTCCAGCAGCAGCTCTCAGGGCTCCCCCTTGTCCTACTCCCCACCCAAGATGGGGCCTGATTGGGGAGAAAATGTCTTCACtggctcttgctctctctcctttcAGCTCCCTAGTCCCAAACCCTGAGAAATCGGAAAAGGTGGGAGAGACCTTCTCTCCCAGAGGCAGTAGGAGGGAAATCATGACCCCAGGGGATGGAAAGATCCTGGGGTTTTGCCAGATGCTAGCAGGAGGTGGCAGGGGGCACACTGCACTCCCAGTCTGTCTCCAGTTCCCCTCTGCCTCCCCCGacacttcattttccttttttctccccatTGCTGGCAAAACCTGACATCTGGCCATCTGTGCCGCCACAGCTGCTGCAGATGTTACAGGCCAAGGCTGTCCAAGCTGGTGTGACCAGAGACAcagcgggggtggggggatgagGGCAGAGGGTCTCGCTAGGGAAGCCTGGCTGTGTCCAGCTTGCAGGATTTCCTTCCTGCTTGAACCTAAGCTGAGCCTCTGAAGTTCCCATTGCTTGGCTGATTCCCCGGGAGGGAAGGCCCAACCTCTCACACTGGCCTCTTCCACCATTCATTAGTCCAGCACCTCTCTAGCATTCCACTGTTTTCTGGATcaggaggggccaggcacagCCCATTCCCGTCTCTAAGTTCCGTACTCCAGAGCTCTGGTTAAGGGTTCCTTTATCCATATTCCTAAAGTCCCTTCCTGGGAGTCAGGAGAGGGTGGGAGTACTGCTCATAAGGAGTAGAGTGGGGTGGCTCCCTGCCCCTGCTTCTCCCACGCTGGGGACAGTCGGGACAGTGGAGGCTAGACGCTGGCTGGGACAGGAAATGAGTCACTGACCCAGGAAAAGCCCCCTCCCCCTAGATCTGCTAGGGCCTAGATAAGAAaacaacttctgcttcctggtttttttttctgacctCTTCCTACCCCCAGTTAAATACAGAAAGAAACATGTGGGATTCCTGGTTTCCCGGAAgcaccccttccccatccccacctACTCTGAACTGGCATTTCCTATGCCAGGTCTCTTGCTGTGTTCTGAATGCAGAGGCCTCTTTGCCAGGAGCCAAGCCACAGCCTCTCTGTGTGACCCCAGTTCCGCCTTGTGCTCCTAACAGGGTTCTCTCCCCTTGCCACCATGAGCGAGTCATTTGACTGTGCAAAATGCAGCGAGTCCCTGTATGGACGCAAGTACATCCAGACAGACAGCGGCCCCTACTGTGTGCCCTGCTATGACAATACCTTTGCCAACACCTGTGCTGAGTGCCAGCAGCTTATCGGGCATGACTCGAGGGTAAGGAGAGGGCCAGGCCAGGTAGGAGGTGGGTGGTGACCAGTGGAAGGGGGCAAAGGATGGATCCATGAGGCCTGGGTGGCAGTGCCCCTGCTGTGTTCCCCACAGGAGCTGTTCTATGAAGACCGCCATTTCCATGAGGGCTGCTTCCGCTGCTGCCGCTGCCAGCGCTCACTAGCCGATGAACCCTTCACCTGCCAGGACAGTGAGCTGCTCTGCAATGACTGCTACTGCAGTGCGTTTTCCTCGCAGTGCTCCGCCTGTGGGGAAACTGTCATGCCTGGTATGTCTTCAGGGGCTCATCTTGTGTGAGAACTGGCATCTGCGTAGGGTCTTTGCATGTTGTCTGTCTGATACATGGAGACTTGGTCTGTGTAAAGACCTGCATACACAGCATGTTTCTGGAAATTTAGTATATACGGGATCTGTTTTCCTGGTATACTTCTGGGGGCTACTATGTACAGGCAGATTGACACATGTGATACATACTTGGGGGCTTAGCATGTGTGAATATCTGCATGTTTAGTACAGGTAGGAACTAGAGGTGTGCTGAGACTGTCATGCTTGTTGCATTGGGTCTTAGTGTATGCAGAAGCAGATAAACAGAGGGCTTAACATGTGTGGGGACCTGCATGCCTAATAGAAATGCTGGGACTCAGCACCTACGGAGAATGGTGTGCCGAGGAGATGCGAGGGCTTAGCATGTACTGAACCTGTCATGCCCAGGGCATTAGAACTTTGTGTGGGCAGATACTTACTTGCCTGGTACATGTGAGGTCCCGTGTGAGTGCTAAAATCATCACATCTGTTATATGAGGGCTTAGCTCTTAGTGAGACTTCATGACTGTTACATGGAGGGTTGATGTGTGCTGAAATTGTCATCTCTGGGACATATGGGGGCTTAACATAGGCCAAAACGCTCGTGTCTAGCTGGGTCATCATGTCCGGTGTCTGGGGAGAGGTTAGCATGTGTAATATACATAGGGCAGGGGGGTTCTTGCTGCATGTGCACGGACACCACCCTGCTCACGCTGAGAGAGGAGTGGAGACTCCTGGGGAAGTTACAGAGGGTGGCCCTCAGGAGCATGGGACACAACCTCTAAATGGGACCCCTGTTCCCCACAGGGTCCCGGAAGCTGGAGTACGGAGGCCAGACATGGCATGAGCACTGCTTCCTGTGCAGTGGCTGTGAACAGCCACTGGGCTCCCGTTCTTTTGTGCCCGACAAGGGTGCTCACTACTGCGTGCCCTGCTATGAGAACAAGTTTGCTCCTCGCTGCGCCCGCTGCAGCAAGGTGGGGGCTGGGCCAGCCAGGTGGGGGTGAgtgaggcctgttgtggggtgggaatCCCCACTCATACCTACTAATGGATGCTGCCCCCACAGACGCTGACACAGGGTGGAGTGACATACCGTGATCAGCCGTGGCATCGAGAATGTCTGGTCTGTACCGGATGCCAGACGCCCCTGGCAGGGCAGCAGTTCACCTCCCGGGATGAAGATCCCTACTGTGTGGCCTGTTTTGGAGAACTCTTTGCACCTAAGTGCAGCAGCTGCAAGCGCCCCATCGTAGGTGGGACAAGGGTCAAAGAACGGAGTGGGTAGGGTGCAGGCAAGGGAGTGGGATGTGGTATTGGGTGAGGTTGAGGGCCGGACCATCCCCACATCTGCAGAGCTAACTTCCAGCCTCCCTCCAGGACTCGGTGGAGGCAAGTATGTGTCCTTTGAAGACCGACACTGGCACCACAACTGCTTCTCCTGCGCCCGCTGCTCTACCTCCCTGGTGGGCCAAGGCTTCGTACCGGATGGAGACCAAGTGCTCTGCCAGGGCTGTAGCCAGGCAGGGCCCTGAGCCAGGGCTCCTGGACCCAGGCTTTCCCATACCACGGGCCCAGGACTGTGGCTCCTTTTCTAAACCACCTCTGGGACTCAgctccccccgccaaaaaaaatgGGTCTCCTTCTGGGCTCCAGGATTGTCTCCCCACTCCAGCATCCCCAAACTGGTACTCCCTGACCCAGGCCCCCAAACCTGGGCTCTTACAGAGCCTCCATGAGTCAAGCCCCCTCCCCACAGCTGGACTCCAGAATTCACCCTCTCCCCTGCAGTCTGGGTTCCCAGACTGAGTCCTCTCCCCAAATCAGGGCTCTAGACCCGAGCCCTCCAAACCTGGACTCTGGGACTTAGGCCCCCTTAAATCTAGACTTCTCTTTATAGGTTTCAGGTCTGCTATGGGTGCCTGGGAAGTCCTCAAAAGTGGACTGTTCTCAGGCTTGAcctgccccaccccatccccgGGGTTGAGGCTGTGGGGGTAGCAGATCAGGAGCCCACTGATTAGGGGCCCTAGGGTACAGGGTGCTGCCCAGCCAGTCGCCACCGAgtgtcttctcattttatttcagcTCCATTTTGCCCATAGATGGGCAGAGGGGTGAGATTGGCTCAACCCCCTTCCAGATTCTGCAATAAAGCGGTGTGAGGAAGCAGGGGCCtccgcatgtgtgtgtgtgtgtgtgtgtgtgtgtgtgtgtgtgtgtgtgtgttcagggtATAATGGGGAAGGAAGGGTTTTTGCAGACTGGGAGGCTCAGAATCTCTGCTAGACCTCATCCTtgcagggtggggtggaggggggcCGGGCCATGGGGTGGGAAGTCTCTCCCCATGAAGGGGATCCCCGCCACAGCTACTGTCCCTCTGGAGCTCGGCCTGCCTCCCTGCTGGCAGAGGGCTTTTTCCCTcatgtagggaagggaggggtttGGGGGAGGTTCCAGATGAAAGCCAGGGTGGCGGTGGGGTTCCTTAATTGGCTGGTACGAATAGTCTCCTCCGCCAACAGCCCTGCCCAAAGCCCGCAGAGCAAGGACCTGGTTCCGATCCCCAGTCTGGGCCCAGACCCTCTTAGCCCCCTTCCCCCTCTTCCCAAGGATTAGCAAGGGCGGCCCAGGATCCTCTCGCGGCCGCACGTTTTTTGCCAAAAAAGGCAAGGATGCAGCTGCACACGCCGCGGGAACATCTGGATCCGATTCCCGGCATGAATGGGTCACGCCCCGTCCCCCGTCCCACCCCCCGCCAACAGTGATTCAAGTCAAGGGTGGAGGCGGGAATGAGCGAGGGGGGCTGTCCCCCAAAGTGGGGAGATGGGCGGGGCGACGCTCCCTTTGCCCGCCCGGCGTCCGACGTCCCTTGTCCCTGACCCTGGCTGCCGCGGTCTGGGCTCGGCCGACCGTCCGGCTGTCGGGGCAGGTATGCGCATACAGTGGCGCCCACAGCTGCCTGCAGCGGGGCCCGGCCCTGGGCAAGCGGACCCTCGGCGCCCTGGAGTGGGAGAGCCCCTCCGGCCCGGCGGAAACCGCGAGATTGTATGTATCTCGTATTAATTCCTCCCGTCCTGTGGGCGGGCATTATTACTTCCATTACACAGAGGTGGAGACGCCTGCAGTCAGCTGCCCCAAGTCACATAGGTAGTCACTGGTAGATCCTGGACTTTAACCGCTTTCTGAAGCCATGgttgacattttctttcttttttttttttttaattttactttaagttccaggatacgtgtgcagaacgtgtagatttgttacataggtatacgtgtgcacggtggtttgctgcaactatTGACCCGCCCTCTTAAGTTCCCTCCCCGACATTTTCAACGAACTTTTACGAATGCCTACCACGTGtgtttataattaataattaccATATATGCTTAcggttttatttgtttctctctcccaCCAGCCTAAGTAAGGACTGAGATCCTGCCTGCCTTGCTCCCCGCTCGTTCTCAGCTCCCGGCACTTACTATgtgttcagtaaatacttgttgaggAAGAGCAGTCCAAGCATAGAAAACAACTGGCgcaaaggcctggaggcctgAGAACATACGGTGCTTTGGGGAAGTAGCAAGTAATTCCATTTGGAGGAAGTGCCAGGAGAGTAAAATGGCAGGCAGAGCCCAGGTCCTAAAAAGCCAAATGCCAAGTTGCACAGACCTCACCCTGCAGGAAATGCAGCCTATGGAACTGTTTAAGCAGGGGCCTGTGATGAGCAGAGTTGTAGAAAGATCATGCTGGCTGCAGCATGAATAATGGAGTGGAGGGGTAAGATGAGCAGGCTGGTTCGGAGGCTAGTGTAGTGGTCCGGGTGAGACATCTTGCAGCAGGTAGCAGCTCGAGTGGAAAAGGCAAGACTTGCTGCCTGGAGTGGGGATGAAGAAACATTTAGGGGCAGGAAGGCATCAGGTTTGAGACACAGTGACTGGAGGATGGTGGTGGTAAGGCGGTCCACCCACCTAACAGGAAGTGAGAGATGTGCAGCTACAAAATTGTTTGATTTATTTCAATACAAACCTTTTTCAGACTTAACATCTTAGAAACCCAGACATATaatcaaggccaggcgcagtggctcacgcctgtcatcccagcactttgggaggccgaggcgggtggatcacctgaggtcaggagtttgagaccagcctggacaacatggtgaagcctcgcctctactaaaaatacaaaaattaactgggcatggtggcaggcacctgtaatcccagctactccggaggttgaggcaggagaattacttgaatccggagatggaagttgcagtgagccgagatagcaccactgcagtccagcctgggggacaagagcaaaactccgtcttaaaaaaaaaagaaacccagacaTATAATCAAAGGTGTGTCATTGTTTAATTGacaattttttctctcttccttagtAAAGCATAAAATAATACTGAGTTTTACATTTGATGGCATCTCGTAGTCAAGAAATACAGTAGCTCTCCAAGTTTATACccccccaaaaacaaaacaaaacaaaaaacatttgctGAGTCTCCCCACTCCCTGAATGGAGATTTCTACTTTACCTCTTTCCTAATGTCCCAGGAAAAGCCCCAGATGAGTTGTGACTGGGTCCTTTCCCTAAGCTTGGTAGTCCTGCTTAAATTTCTGATATACAAATAAGATCCCCATAACACCCTCATGAGTGGGCAAAACACAggtcattatttccattttatatttatttatttattgagacagagtctcactctatcgccaggctggagtgcagtggcgccatctcggctcactacaacctccacctgccgggttcaagtgattctcctgcctcagcctctcaagtagctgggactacaggtgtgcgccaccatgcccagctaattttgttgtatttttagtagagacgggtttcaccatgttggccaggatggtcttgatctcttgacctcgtgatctgccgcctcggcctcccaaagtgctgggattacaggcatgagccaccatgcccagcctccgtttttttcaaactttttttttcttttttgagacagggtatcacccaggcttgaagtacagtggcatgattatagctcactgtaacctcgaacccctgggctcaagtgatcctcctgcctcagcctcccaggtagctgggagtacaggcaagTGCcagcaagcccagctaattttcttattttttgtagagatgaggtcttgctatgttgcccagactgttctagaactcctggctttaagcgaaattcccagcttggcctcccaaagtgctgggattacaggcgtgagccactgcacccagcctgctttcaaacttttaaaaacaaaaagtaatgcaTGTTTACTGTAGAaaaattgggctgggtgcagtggctcacgcctataatcccagcactttgggaggccaaggcaggaggattgcttgagctcaggagttgcagacaagcctgggcaccaccatgagacctcatctctagtaaaaattttttaaaaattacagcgggtctggtggctcatgcctataatcccagcattttgggaggccaaggcaggaagatcgcttgagtccaggagtttgagaccagcctgggcaacacggcaaaaaaccccatctctacaaaaaatacaaaaattagcagggtatagTGGcgcacatctatagtcccagctactcaggaggctgaagtgggaggatagctttagcccaggaggttgaggctgcagtgagccaagatcgtgccactgcactccagcttggcaagaccctgtctcaaaaaaaaaaaagaaaaaccttggcctggtgtggtagctcatgcctgtaattccagcattttgggaggccaaggtgggcggatcacc is a window encoding:
- the FHL3 gene encoding four and a half LIM domains protein 3 isoform X2; amino-acid sequence: MPGSRKLEYGGQTWHEHCFLCSGCEQPLGSRSFVPDKGAHYCVPCYENKFAPRCARCSKTLTQGGVTYRDQPWHRECLVCTGCQTPLAGQQFTSRDEDPYCVACFGELFAPKCSSCKRPIVGLGGGKYVSFEDRHWHHNCFSCARCSTSLVGQGFVPDGDQVLCQGCSQAGP
- the FHL3 gene encoding four and a half LIM domains protein 3 isoform X1; the encoded protein is MSESFDCAKCSESLYGRKYIQTDSGPYCVPCYDNTFANTCAECQQLIGHDSRELFYEDRHFHEGCFRCCRCQRSLADEPFTCQDSELLCNDCYCSAFSSQCSACGETVMPGSRKLEYGGQTWHEHCFLCSGCEQPLGSRSFVPDKGAHYCVPCYENKFAPRCARCSKTLTQGGVTYRDQPWHRECLVCTGCQTPLAGQQFTSRDEDPYCVACFGELFAPKCSSCKRPIVGLGGGKYVSFEDRHWHHNCFSCARCSTSLVGQGFVPDGDQVLCQGCSQAGP